Genomic window (Bacillus pumilus):
ACCATCGTACGGCGCCCTACATGTACAGGAACAGCTGTCGCTGTCACCACGCCATCACGCACAGATTTTAAATGATTGGCATTGATTTCAATACCTGAGCAAACCTGCTGGGTTAAGTCTAAATGAGCCGCAGCCCCCATGCTTGCCACTGTTTCTGCAAGAGCAGCAGATGCTCCTCCATGCAGGAGTCCAAATGGCTGTTTTGTTCTGTGATCAACTGGCATTGTGGCCACGCAGCGTGATTTATTGCACTCTACAATCTCAATCCCCAGTGCTTCAAGCAATGTATTTGATTCACTCACT
Coding sequences:
- a CDS encoding hotdog fold thioesterase, which codes for MEVSESNTLLEALGIEIVECNKSRCVATMPVDHRTKQPFGLLHGGASAALAETVASMGAAAHLDLTQQVCSGIEINANHLKSVRDGVVTATAVPVHVGRRTMVFQIDIKDDRDRHICTSRCTLAVIDRI